The Candidatus Hydrogenedentota bacterium genome segment CCGCTTGCGTGTCGTGTGGATGGCAAACTTGCCCAGATCAGTGGCGATCCACTTCCGACCCAGCTTCTCCGCAACCGCCGCCGTCGTCCCGGAACCGACGAAAAAATCCGCAACAAGATCGCCGGGGTTCGAGGATGCGGTGATAATGCGCTCAAGCAGAGCCTCGGGCTTTTGGGTCGGGTATCCATGTTTCTCTAGGGCCTGAGAATTGAGTCGGGAAATATCAGTCCACAAATCGCTAATCGGCACCCCCGGCATTTCATCAAGATATCTCTTATACCGTACACCTCCACTCTTCGTGTAATACAAGCGACCTTCGGACTCCAATCTTTCCATCGTGCTCATAGGGCAACGCCAGAGTTTTGTTACGCCTTTCCATTCGTATGTGTATCCGCCTCCCTTCAGGCCATATCCCGTGAGATTGTCATCTTCAAACCGTCGTCCATCGATCTCTGTCTTTTGGTAGTGTTGCTCCAAATAATCGGCGTCGTAGGCCTGATACTGCTGATTCCATATGGCCTTTTCCGATTTTGACACGAAAAGAATGGTATTCTGCATCTCGCCGTAATATTTAGCATCNNNNNNNNNNGCTATGGCCGGGCGATGATTTCCAGCAGATTCCGTTTTGGAAGCCCTTTCGACCAAATACCTCATCAATAATCTGGCGTATGTAACAATTCACCCGCCAATCGCAATGCACATAGATACTTCCATCCTCTGCCAGCAAATCCCTCATCAATACCAACCGTTCGTAGATCATCGCGATAAACGAGTCGGCCCCTTTGCCCCAAGTGTCTCGGTAGGCGATTTCTTCGAGGATATTGGGGCGCTTGGTGAACGTGTCGCCGCCTATTTCAATGTCCATGCTGAAATCCGCGCCTACATCGAAGGGCGGGTCAATGTAGATGAGCTTGAGGCCGCCCTGCCGTTCTATCTCCTCGCGCAGGGGGCCGTTCTTGAGGCTGGATAGGATGAGCTTGTTGTCGCCCCAGATGAGCTTGTTGGTCCACCCCTTGAGCTGCCGGCCGCGTTCGTCGGTCAGGAACATGTCCATCTGCAGCGCGGTGTCCCCAGACTTCTCCGCGCGCGGCTCGTCCACCTGCTCGATGGTCTGAAAAGGAAGGACAACATTGCAGACTTCGTTGGTCTTGCCGTTCCAGACCAGCTCGACCTCGCGCTTGTCCTCGAAAAGGAGAAAGCGGTACTTGTCCGGCAGGGGCCTGTCCGCCTCGATGAAGCGGATGATTTCCTGCTGTTCCTGCTCGGTCAATCGCGGCATGCGTTCCCTCCTTCCGGCAGCCGTGCCCGCCGTCTCTTCACGCAGGATAAAGTCTCCCGTCCACCCGGGCCTAAAAGCGACCGAATCGCTGACGTGCGGCCCCGTGTCGGCGCGGTTCAATGATAGCGTAATGCGCCCGGAAAAATCTTATCGGGTGGGGCATGGACTTGTCAATGGCAAATTTCCCACCTATGCCAGCCTGAAATTGTCTGACAGGACGACAAGAATTGGCGGGACCATCCCGAATGAGGTTGTGCCTGTGGGGATATGGCCGTCAGTGCGATATTTTATGGGCTTCTCGCGGACGCCCGGACTCTTTGGCATTGTCCCGGTTTGGGGAACAGCACGGGCAAATACCCCATATCGGGTGTTCACCTCACCACCCTTTTCCACATAATAGCCCTATTTCCAATCACTTACGCACACTTTCCTCATGGCATGCTTTTTGATACCAGGTCTCACATGCTTAGGTTGCATCTGAACATAGCCTCGGTGGCGTTCTTCACGCTCTTCTTCCTGGCCCAGTCGGTCCAGGGCGAGGGTGAACCGGCCCGTTCGTGCAAGGTCATCCCCCCCACTGAACCGGGGCGGGTGGGTGCCCCCGTCCTTGTGGAGTATCAGGTCCGGTGGCCTTCGGGCGAGTCCTGCGCCGTGTTTCCCCTCACGGTGGACGACCCCGCGTGGGGCGCGGCGCGTCTTGTCTCCTCCCGCATGGAACAGGAGGGCGACCAGATGGTGTCCACGCAAACCGTGGAGTACACCGCCGGCACACCGGGCACCCACGCCCTGCCTCCGGTGAAAATCCCCCTTGCCTGCGGCACCCTCCCACCAGTGGGCCGTTTCGAGCAGGCCCCTTCGGAATACCTGGAGGCGCCTTCCGCCTCAATTACTGTCAGGAGCGACTTGGCGGGCAAGATGCTTGTCTGGGGTGCCCCCCTTGCCGGCCTGGTGGCGGCCCTTGCTGCCATTGGTCTGTTTTACCGGGGCCGCAAAAAGGCTTCGGCGGCTGACAAAGAGGATGTGGTGGATTTCGCCGGACTGCTCCACACTGCGCGTCGGCACCGTCTGGACGGCAATTTTTACGCCTGTTACCGCCAACTGCTAGACCTGTGCCGGTTATTGTCTGAGCACACACCCGCAGCGGTGGAAATCGCCTCCCGGCTTGAAAGGCGTGTGCAGGAGGTGGGCTTTGGCGGGGTTCGCCCGCCGGAGGACGAGGTGGAGGGGTTCTTTCGCGATTTGGAGCGCCTGACGGCGCAAATGCCCAAAATTTCCCATGACACCAAGGAGAAACTGTCATGACTGTGAACGTGGAAGCCGTGCGCCGCAGTGTGGAGCAGCACATGCCGCACATTAACCGCCTCCGGGAATCCGTCTCCCAGATCATCGTGGGCCAGCGCTACATGGTGGAGCGTCTGCTGGCGGGCATGCTGGCCAACGGCCATGTCCTGATCGAGGGCGTGCCGGGCCTGGCAAAGACCACGGCGGTGAACGCCCTGGCCCAGGCCATGGACTGCGCCTTCAGGCGCATCCAGTTCACGCCGGACCTGCTCCCGGCCGACCTCATCGGCACCATGGTCTACACGCCGAAAACGGGCGACTTTGTCATCAAGAAGGGCCCCATTTTCGGCAACATCATCCTGGCGGACGAGATCAACCGGGCGCCCGCCAAGGTGCAGAGCGCCCTCCTCGAGGCGATGCAGGAACGGCAGGTGACCATCGGCGAGGAGACCTTTCCCCTGGGCGCGCCGTTCATGGTGCTGGCCACGCAGAACCCCATCGAGCAGGAGGGCACCTATCCGCTGCCCGAGGCCCAGATGGACCGGTTCATGCTCAAATTGAAAGTGGGCTACCCCAGCCGGGGCGAGGAGCGCGAAATCATGGACCGGGTGGACCTGCTGCACCCGGCTTCGGTCACCCCGGTCATCACGCGGGGACAGATTCTTGAGGCCCGCGAGATTGTGAACCAGATTTATGTGGACGACAAGGCAAAGAACTACATTGTGGACCTGGTCTGCGCCACCCGCGACCCGAACGCCTTCGGACTCCAGATGGGCCACCTCATCGAGTACGGCGCGTCGCCCCGCGCCACCATTTACCTCCAGCAGGCGGCCCGCGCCCTGGCCTTCCTGCAGGGCGAGGGGAACGTGTTCCCCAACGACGTGAAACAGGTGGCCATGGACGTGCTCCGGCACCGCATCAAGCCCACCTACGAGGCCGAGGCGGAGAACGTCACCGCCGAGGACATTATCCGGAAGATTCTTGACACGGTTCCCGTGCCTTAATCCGCGCGGGAATGGAACATGGAGAATGACACCATGAACGCCGCAAAGGCCGGACTGGACAGGGGCCTGCACGACCAGGTGCTCCGCGTCGCGGAAAAACTGCGCGGCCGGCTTGCGCCTGGCTCCACGCGCGCCGACATCGCGGACGCCCTCGAGCAGAACCTTCTGGCAAAGGGGCACGCCGTCCGGCGCATGGTCTGGGTTCCCGAGCGCTGCGCGTCGCTCCGGCTGAACTGCGGCTATCTCGTGGACCTGCTGGTGGACGGCGCGACGGCGCTGTTCCTGGAAACGGAGAACTCCGCCGCCGCCGCGACCCGCAAACACATCCCCCGCTGCCTGGAGACCGGGGGCTTTGCCGAGGGTGTCCTCCTCCATTTTGGAGACGAGCTCAGAACGCACACGGTGGCCGCCCCGCCTCGACCGGCATTGGACAACAGCCATGCTTCCCCTTGAGGTCATGCGCCAGGTCCGGCGCATACAGATACGCACCAGCCGCATGGTCAACGAGTTTCTCGCGGGCCAGTACGAGAGCATTTTCAAGGGGCAGGGCATGGAGTTCAAGGAGGTCCGCGCCTATGTCCCGGGCGATGACGTGCGCTCGATTGACTGGAACGTTACCGCCCGCACCGGCGAGCCCCATGTGAAAATCATGGCCGAAGAGCGCGAGCTCACGGTCATGCTGATGGTGGACATGAGCGGCTCGGGCCGCTTCGGCAGCGTGAACCGTTTCAAGAACGAACTGGCCGCCGAGCTCTGCGCCGTGCTGGCCTTCTCCGCCATAAAAAACAACGACAAGGTGGGGCTGCTGGTCTTCACGGACCGGGTGGAACT includes the following:
- a CDS encoding site-specific DNA-methyltransferase: MQNTILFVSKSEKAIWNQQYQAYDADYLEQHYQKTEIDGRRFEDDNLTGYGLKGGGYTYEWKGVTKLWRCPMSTMERLESEGRLYYTKSGGVRYKRYLDEMPGVPISDLWTDISRLNSQALEKHGYPTQKPEALLERIITASSNPGDLVADFFVGSGTTAAVAEKLGRKWIATDLGKFAIHTTRKRMIGVQRQLKKDGQNYRAFEILGDVPI
- a CDS encoding site-specific DNA-methyltransferase — protein: MPRLTEQEQQEIIRFIEADRPLPDKYRFLLFEDKREVELVWNGKTNEVCNVVLPFQTIEQVDEPRAEKSGDTALQMDMFLTDERGRQLKGWTNKLIWGDNKLILSSLKNGPLREEIERQGGLKLIYIDPPFDVGADFSMDIEIGGDTFTKRPNILEEIAYRDTWGKGADSFIAMIYERLVLMRDLLAEDGSIYVHCDWRVNCYIRQIIDEVFGRKGFQNGICWKSSPGHS
- a CDS encoding MoxR family ATPase; this translates as MTVNVEAVRRSVEQHMPHINRLRESVSQIIVGQRYMVERLLAGMLANGHVLIEGVPGLAKTTAVNALAQAMDCAFRRIQFTPDLLPADLIGTMVYTPKTGDFVIKKGPIFGNIILADEINRAPAKVQSALLEAMQERQVTIGEETFPLGAPFMVLATQNPIEQEGTYPLPEAQMDRFMLKLKVGYPSRGEEREIMDRVDLLHPASVTPVITRGQILEAREIVNQIYVDDKAKNYIVDLVCATRDPNAFGLQMGHLIEYGASPRATIYLQQAARALAFLQGEGNVFPNDVKQVAMDVLRHRIKPTYEAEAENVTAEDIIRKILDTVPVP